One Pyrus communis chromosome 4, drPyrComm1.1, whole genome shotgun sequence genomic region harbors:
- the LOC137730630 gene encoding annexin D5, whose translation MASVIVPPVPPSPRDDALHLYRAFKGFGCDTAAVINILAHRNGMQRAAIEKEYKATYSEDLNKRLSSELSGHLKKAVLMWMPDLAMRDANVVHHALEGDVDLKGATEVICSRTPSQMRQFKQIYFSSFGVDLETDLAKKISSGDHRKLLVAYVKVPRYEGPEYDQGIVKTDAEALYKAGEKKLGTDEKVFIQIFSERSRAHLVAICSAYQSMYGHSLEKAVKKETSGSFSHALLTILRCADHPGKYFARVLRKAMKGLGTDDPTLIRVIVTRAEFDMQYIKSEYRNKYGKSLHDAVHSDTSGNYRTFLLSLLGNNP comes from the exons ATGGCATCTGTGATTGTACCACCGGTGCCACCTTCGCCCCGTGATGATGCTCTCCACCTTTACCGTGCCTTCAAAG GATTTGGGTGCGATACAGCAGCAGTAATCAACATTCTAGCGCACAGGAATGGAATGCAGCGCGCTGCCATCGAAAAGGAATACAAGGCCACCTACTCTGAAGACCTAAACAAGCGTTTGTCCTCAGAGCTTAGTGGACATCTCAAG AAAGCAGTTTTAATGTGGATGCCGGATCTGGCAATGCGGGATGCCAACGTAGTACACCATGCTTTGGAGGGAGATGTTGATCTTAAAGGTGCCACTGAAGTGATTTGTTCTCGTACTCCCTCCCAGATGCGACAATTCAAACAAATTTATTTCTCAAGCTTTGGTGTTGATCTTGAAACTGACCTTGCTAAGAAAATATCCTCCGGAGATCACAGAAAG TTGCTGGTAGCATATGTTAAGGTACCGCGGTACGAAGGTCCTGAATATGATCAAGGGATAGTAAAGACGGATGCTGAAGCGCTGTATAAGGCCGGAGAGAAGAAATTGGGAACTGATGAGAAGGTTTTCATACAAATATTTAGTGAAAGAAGCAGGGCACATTTGGTTGCTATTTGCTCTGCTTACCAAAGTATGTATGGTCATTCATTGGAAAAG GcagtaaaaaaggaaacatcTGGGTCCTTTTCTCATGCACTTCTGACTATTTTGCGATGTGCTGACCATCCTGGCAAGTATTTCGCAAGG GTTTTGCGGAAAGCAATGAAGGGTTTGGGAACAGATGATCCCACACTGATAAGGGTAATTGTGACACGGGCCGAGTTTGATATGCAGTACATAAAGTCAGAATATCGGAACAAATATGGAAAATCATTGCATGATGCAGTTCATTCAGATACCTCCGGAAATTACAGgacctttcttctttctctgttAGGCAACAATCCTTAG